One Nicotiana tomentosiformis chromosome 4, ASM39032v3, whole genome shotgun sequence genomic window carries:
- the LOC104091120 gene encoding protein PELPK2-like: MAVSNNCSILFLIIALLSLSSITTTHAARGLLQLPNLPTIPSLPQPTMPQLPTIPNLPTAATLPPLPSAASLPTLPTTTPNLPSLPTLPSVPKMTLPPMPANSPLPRMPSLPTIPTLATPPSN; this comes from the coding sequence ATGGCTGTTTCCAACAATTGCTCAATCCTCTTCTTGATCATAGCATTATTGTCCTTATCAAGCATCACTACAACACATGCTGCTCGCGgcctacttcaacttccgaacTTGCCTACAATCCCATCATTGCCTCAGCCAACAATGCCACAATTGCCTACAATCCCAAATTTGCCAACAGCAGCCACATTGCCACCATTGCCAAGTGCTGCATCTTTGCCAACACTTCCAACAACTACACCTAATTTACCATCTTTGCCTACATTGCCTTCTGTACCAAAGATGACTCTACCACCAATGCCTGCCAATAGTCCTCTTCCCAGAATGCCGTCACTTCCTACCATTCCTACACTTGCAACTCCTCCATCAAACTGA
- the LOC104095003 gene encoding ATP-dependent 6-phosphofructokinase 5, chloroplastic, protein MESLSPAIGQKAILRYTTTHSDHDLFLSSVRLRTVRNPSRVSRRLRIRVQAKNGASENATGGGIDFSDPNWKLKYQREFEARFNIPHITDVFPDAVEYPSTFCLKMRTPVSEEFAEGYPSDEKWHGYINNNDRVLLKVINYSSPTSAGAECIDSNCSWVEQWVHRAGPREKIYFKPEEVKAAIVTCGGLCPGLNDVIRQIVITLEIYGVKKIVGIPFGYRGFSEKDLAEMPLSRKVVQNIHLSGGSLLGVSRGGPKVSDIVDSIQERGINMLFVLGGNGTHAGANAIHDECRKRRMKVAVVGVPKTIDNDIMLMDKTFGFDTAVEEAQRAINSAYIEAHSAYRGIGIVKLMGRSSGFIAMQASLASGQIDICLIPEVPFNLHGPHGVLRHLKYLLETKGSAVVCAAEGAGQDFLEKTNAKDASGNAVLGDIGVYLQQEIKKYFKEMGETSDVKYIDPTYMIRACRANASDGILCTVLGQNAVHGAFAGYSGITVGICNTHYVYFPIPEVISKPRVVDPNSRMWHRCLTSTGQPDFL, encoded by the exons ATGGAGTCGCTTTCGCCGGCGATCGGACAGAAAGCGATTCTACGGTATACGACTACTCACAGCGATCACGATCTCTTTTTAAGTTCCGTTAGGTTAAGAACTGTACGGAATCCGAGCAGAGTTAGCCGGAGATTGAGAATTCGAGTGCAAGCTAAAAACGGAGCCTCCGAAAATGCTACCGGCGGCGGCATCGATTTTAGTGATCCTAATTGGAAGTTGAAGTATCAGAGAGAATTTGAGGCTCGTTTTAATATTCCTCATATTACTGATGTATTTCCTGACGCCGTTGAGTATCCTTCCACTTTTTGTCTTAAAATGAG GACTCCAGTATCTGAGGAGTTTGCAGAAGGTTACCCTTCAGATGAAAAATGGCATGGTTACATTAATAATAATGACAGAGTACTGCTTAAA GTAATTAATTATTCGTCCCCAACATCTGCTGGTGCTGAGTGCATTGATTCCAATTGTTCATGGGTAGAGCAATG GGTTCACCGTGCTGGTCCTCGAGAGAAAATATATTTCAAGCCAGAAGAGGTGAAAGCAGCAATTGTAACTTGTGGTGGACTTTGCCCTGGGCTTAATGATGTTATTCGACAG ATAGTTATCACCCTTGAGATATATGGAGTGAAGAAAATTGTGGGAATTCCTTTTGGATATCGTGGGTTTTCAGAAAAAGATTTAGCCGAAATGCCA TTATCCAGGAAAGTGGTGCAAAATATCCATCTTTCCGGGGGAAGCTTGCTGGGAGTATCACGTGGAGGACCTAAAGTTAGTGACATTGTGGACAGCATCCAG GAAAGAGGAATCAACATGCTCTTTGTGCTGGGTGGAAATGGCACACATGCTGGTGCAAATGCAATCCATGACGAG TGCCGTAAAAGACGTATGAAGGTGGCTGTAGTTGGTGTGCCAAAAACTATAGACAACGATATTATGCTTATGGATAAGACATTTGGTTTTGATACTGCTGTTGAAGAAGCGCAGAGAGCCATTAATTCTGCTTACATTGAG GCACATAGTGCGTACCGTGGTATTGGAATTGTGAAGTTGATGGGCCGTAGTAGTGGGTTTATAGCTATGCAAGCATCCCTAGCTAGTGGACAAATAGACATATGCTTGATTCCAGAG GTGCCTTTTAATCTGCATGGCCCACACGGTGTACTGAGGCATCTAAAATATCTGCTCGAGACTAAGGGATCAGCTGTGGTTTGTGCAGCAGAGGGAGCTGGGCAG GATTTCCTCGAGAAAACCAATGCAAAAGATGCATCTGGAAATGCTGTACTTGGAGACATTGGTGTTTATTTGCAACAAGAG ATTAAAAAGTACTTCAAGGAGATGGGAGAGACATCCGATGTGAAATACATTGATCCTACTTACATGATCCGTGCATGCCGTGCTAATGCTTCAGATGGAATTCTGTGCACGGTACTTGGACAAAATGCT GTTCACGGTGCATTTGCTGGATATAGTGGTATCACAGTGGGTATATGCAATACTCATTATGTCTACTTTCCAATTCCAGAAGTCATCTCTAAACCCAGGGTTGTGGATCCTAACAGCCGCATGTGGCATCGTTGCTTGACATCCACAGGCCAGCCAGATTTTCTTTAA
- the LOC104095004 gene encoding uncharacterized protein, protein MNTNEMKIRGELERDVERDLEDEIKEGICQLALRLHRLYLHQEERNTKKSANDIGATDGTHGTNTKALSEVNINIKMEGGTKIEIKEIKKKARRSSSNLRSSKVANNMQKMNIRQPKFNWTQSLRSGPTPITGYTKIDSSSNRVKNIVNKSGQQNVKVAKVVGGKSLRSSK, encoded by the coding sequence ATGAATACAAATGAGATGAAGATTCGAGGGGAGCTCGAAAGGGATGTGGAGAGGGATTTAGAGGATGAAATAAAAGAAGGAATATGCCAATTAGCACTAAGATTGCACAGGCTTTACCTACATCAAGAGGAAAGGAACACAAAGAAATCAGCTAATGACATTGGTGCAACAGATGGTACACATGGTACAAACACTAAAGCACTTTCTGAAGTGAACATTAATATAAAGATGGAAGGAGGGACAAAGattgaaataaaagaaatcaagaaaaAAGCACGTAGGAGTTCTAGCAATTTGAGAAGTTCTAAAGTGGCGAATAACATGCAGAAAATGAATATTCGTCAGCCAAAATTTAACTGGACACAAAGTTTAAGATCAGGACCAACTCCTATTACTGGCTATACTAAGATCGATAGTTCCAGTAATCGAGTTAAAAATATCGTCAATAAGAGCGGTCAACAGAATGTTAAAGTAGCTAAAGTTGTTGGGGGAAAATCTCTGAGAAGTTCGAAATAG